Below is a window of Pyrobaculum aerophilum str. IM2 DNA.
GAGGAGCAGGACCCGGAAAATCAACGGGTGTTTTTAGAGAGGTGGGCCGGGGAGAGGGGGATTTACATTGTTAAGCACTATGTCGACGTGGGGGTGTCCGGAGCGACGGAGCCTTGGGAGAGGCCGGCCTTTAGACAAATGGCCTCTGAGGTGGACAAGCTGGAGCCGAGGCCGCGGGTGTTGCTCGTGTACGAAATTTCGAGGCTAGTGCGCTCTTTCCAAGAGCTCTTTACTCTGCTAGACGTGGTGGAGAACAGACTGGGTCTCGTGGTAGTCTCAGCCTCGGAGAGGGAGCAGGCCCTGCAGAACCTCGACGGAGTTTATAGACAGTTCTTACGGGCAGTTTTGGCCTTTGTGGCGACTATGGAGAGAGAGTTTATAAGACAGAGGACTAAGACGGCGCTTGAGAGGGCGCGCCTCCAGGGGAAGGTGTGGAACGTCGCCGAGAAGCGGCGGGATTTGACGCAGGCCGTAGTGGAGATGTACCTATCGGGGGCCTCGCTGAGGGAGACCGCCAGGGCCTTCGGCCTCTCACTGTATGAAGTAAGGCGAATTCTGTCAAACGCGGGGGTGTACAGGCCAAGCCCCTACACGTGCCCCCGTTGCTTCTCAAAAATGAAAGTAGCTGAGAGGACGGCTAAAATCTCCAACGGGAAGTACACAGTGGTGGAGAGGCTCTATTGTTATAATTGCGGCTACGAGGAGATCAGGGAGGGATAATCAGTTCTTAAAGGACTCTTCACGCCTCTGCGAGGTGAAGCGTCTTCATCTACTGTTATACCCGGGCTGGTTTATTAACATATCTTTTCTATGTACTTTGAAATGTCGTGTCCCCTTTTCTTAAACTCTCTGAGATCTTCGTAGCGGCTCCACGGGTAAGAGATCCACACCCACTCCTCTATTCTCTCGGCGTAATAGTCGGGGGTGAGCTGGCTTGTTGTTTTTAAGTGTAGCACAGCTGTCTTTATTTGGGCCGCGCCTATTAAGTCGAGGAGGTTTTTGGCCAACATTAGCGTGTGTCCCGTGTCCGCCACCTCGTCCACCACAAGTACTTTCCTATCTCGAATAACCCCTGGCTCTATGCTGTGGTACAACAGGGGCCTCTCAGCCCGCCTCTGTGCCAAGCCCCAGTACTTGACGCCCATGGAGATTACGTCGTCAACGCCAAGAACATCGCTTATAATTCTAGCGGGCACTAACCCGCCGCGGGAGATGGCCACAATGACCTCAGGCTTATACCCGTCGCCCTCTATCCTCCTAGCCAAAGCCTCGCTTAGAGCTATCCCCTCGGCCCAGGAGATAAACCTGACTTTAACCCCGCCAACTTCAACTATAGCCATGTGAATTCATATTCAGGGAGTTAAAATATACAATTGCGTAGAAATTGCTATCCGATTTTAATATAGCGCCCGGAGGCGTTGTAGAGTGGCGTTCCAATTTTTAATTTAGACGTATCAACGACCGTATTAATTACAAAGACACAGTTCTTCAAAGTGGGGCCTAGTACCTCGGTTTTCACCCCCACTTCTAACGGCACAACAGATATCCCTCGCGCGTCGCGGTGTTCAGATTTTATATAGATGCCGTCGGAAGCGAATAAGAAGGCAGAGTGGTTTAGTTCCGCGACTGGTTTACGAACGACGTAAGGCGGCAGGCTAAAATCATAAATAAAAGATAGGTAGCCAATTCCCCTTTCGGGATAGGCAACTAACACGGCTCGGTACCCATACGCCTCGTCTGTAAATGTCCTTAGACCTTTTTTCACGCCACACAGACGTTTGAGGCCTGTTTCAAACGGCGCCTCTGGGTCAGGTTGGCCGGTAAACACCCGGCCTATAAATACAACAGCTGTCATATTCCCCACGCGGCCAGCGGTTACGCATTTAAAATCGCTGGCGCTTATAGGCGGCGGCACTTTAATAACACCGCTATACTCACAAGGGCCATATACTACTCCAGAAATATTTTCTACAGACATACATGCAACATTAAAATTTACATAACAAATTTTTTCATCCATAAAAAACATATATAAATAGTTAATGAAAAATGAAATAAAAATTAAAATAAAAAATAAAATTATCACTAATAAAAATAATCTATTCATAGTTGTAGAAAGAGGCTAAAACCCATGTGGCGTTTATCTCTACGGCTTCGGCCTCAACGCCAGCCTTAAGCAAGGCGTTAAGTATAGGCTTAATGTCGGTCTTGCTTATAACACAAGTGAAGTTGACGATGCCGTCATAACAAGTCAAAGGTTCGGAGGTTTTAATCACGTCGAAATGAGCCAAGGCGGCGATCTTTCCCCTGTGGTTACCGACGTAGTTTATAACTACCCGAGGCAAATGCTCACCAGAGCCAGCTTAGGCCAACTGATAAGCGGCTACTGCCACGAACACAGCTACTGACATTATATCTAACCGCCGTTTTCCGATCATATGTATTAAGACAATCGGTATTTTTATTTTTTATTTCTACAAATTAATTAATGTAAAGACCGGGGTTATGCGAGGGATTTTCAGCGCCCGCCACTGCTGGGCAGGCTCTCGCCACCGCGTCGGCGTGGGTTCAACTCGTCATTCGCACTATTTGCAGTGAGTGTATTTAAATTTTAGGTGTTGTGGACTGTTTAGTTTTTATATACGTGGCTTAAATTATTGGTGCCGAAGTTAATAATTGTCACTGGCGGCGTGATGTCCGGCGTTGGCAAGGGAGTTGTAGTCGCTAGTATTGGAAGAATTCTCAGGGCCCGGGGCTTGTCGGTAAATGCCGTGAAAATAGATCCCTATATAAACGTAGACGCGGGGACTATGAACCCATACGCCCACGGAGAGGTGTTTGTCACTTACGACGGGGGAGAGACAGACCTAGATCTCGGCCATTACGAGCGTTTTCTAGACGTGGAGCTCTCCAAGAGGAATAACATAACGTCGGGGCAGATCTACCTCACAGTAATTGAGAAGGAGAGGCGGGGAGAGTATTTGGGCCAGACGGTGCAACTCATACCTCATGTAACTGATGAGATAAAGAGGAGGATTGTGGAGGCCTCCGGCGGTTACGACGTGACTTTAGTAGAGATAGGCGGGACGGTGGGAGACTACGAACAGCTCCCGTTTTTGGAAGCGGCTAGGCAGTTGGGGCTTGAGCTGGGAGAGGACGTGGTTTTTATACACGTGGCGTGGGTCCCGCTTTTAAAAATCACGGGAGAGTTTAAGACTAAGCCCCTTCAGCACAGCGTCGCTGAGCTTAGGCGCTATGGCATACAGCCCGACGCCGTTGTGGTGAGGTCTGAAAAGCCCATAGACGCCAACTCTATAAAGAAAATAGCGCTTTTCGCCCACGTGCCTCAGTGGGCTATTTTTAATTCATACGACGTTGATACTATATACCGCGTTCCCTTAATACTAGAACAGCAGGGATTGGGGGATTTCTTGACTAGGAGGCTCCGCCTTCCGTCGCGCTCCCCCGAGTATAGAGACTGGGAGGAGTTTTTATCCAAGCTGTCTGCTCCTAAGTACAGAATTTCCGTAGGGATGTGCGGGAAATACGTGGAGCTCCCTGACGCGTATTTGAGCATTGTGGAGGCTTTAAAACACGCAGGCGCCGCGCTTGACGCGAGGCCGGAGCTAGTGTGGATAAACTCGGTGGAGGTAGAGAAAAACCCGGACATACTCCGTAAATTAGATCTCGACGCCATAGTGGTACTGCCCGGTTTTGGCAAAAGGGGCACTGAGGGCATGATCGAGTGCATTAGACACGCCCGCATGGAGAAAATACCGTTTCTCGGCATTTGTTTCGGCATGCAACTGGCCGTGGTGGAGTTCGCCAGAAACGTCTTGGGACTAAAGGGGGCCAACTCCACAGAGCTTGATCCAGAGACGCCCCACCCAGTTGTACACTTGGCGCCTGAACAGCGGGAGGTAGACGTCTTGGGCGGGAGCATGATACTGGGCAATAGGGAGGTGGAAATAGTGCCGGGCACTCTCGCCGCATCGCTCTACGGTGTCTCTGTAATCACAGAGAGGCACAGACACCGCTACGAGGTGAATTTGTCTTATCTCCCCAAATTTACAGAGGCGGGGTTGGTAGTGTCGGGGTGGAGGAGGGATATTAAGAGAGTGGAAATTATTGAGCTGCCCGGACATCCCTATTTTATAGCCACGCAGTTCCACCCGGAGTTTAAGTCCAGGCCCGCCAAGCCCCGGCCTGTTTTTCTCGGGCTTTTAAAAGCGGCGTTATTCGCTAAGAGGTGACTCTCCACAGCTCTATCCTCTTGGCGTAGCGGTAGCCATACGCCGACGCCGCCACGGTAACTACGCCGCCTATAAGTGCTGTAATTACTGTGAGCTGTAAGTTGTTAAACATTATGTGGACTGCCAGCGGTATAGCTACTGCCGGCTCAAGCGTGACTAGCATTAAGACGTAGCCAAGGTACTGCATTGCCAGCGGCGCCTTGGCCGGACCGCTTTCCGGGTTCCCGGCCTCGTAGCGCATTAGCTTGTAAGGAGTGGGGCGCCTTGGGGCGATGAGCATTACTAAATACACAGTCTCGACCATAAGAAGGAAAAGGACGGTGTAGACCAGAGCTACTGCCGTCGCGTCGTCCATGGTCAGTTCAATGTGTCAGATTTATAACAATTGTTTTTATAGGGACGTGATTGACATAACGCTTTCTATAGCGGCGGCAGTTGCCTACGGCGTTGCGCCTCTAGTATACAGACCTGCTTTACAATGTACTAATCAGTTCAGAGCAATGAGCGTGTTCTCCACTTATTCAATTCTCCTGGGCCTGCTCCTCCCCTGGGACGGCGCCTCTCTTGACGGCGTTTTATCGGCGGCCGCCGCCGCTTTATTTGGCGGCGTGTTGGGATCATGGCTTTATGTAACAGCCGTTAAAATAGGGGGCGCTGCCGTGGGCAATATAAGTAGCTCGTTGTATGTAGTGTTGTTGCCCATCGCCGCAGGGAAGCTGGCCTTAATACCTGCTGCGCTGTTGGTGTTGTTAGGATCGGCAATTGCCTCTTCTTACGACGTGGTTGCTAAACGCGGGGCATTTTACGGCGTAGTAGCCGCCTTCGTGTGGACGGGCTCTATTATGCTCTACGCGTCAGCTGTCCGCGCGCTAGGCCCGGGAGGGGCTTTGTTCACAAGAGGAGTAATAGTGCTCCTCGCCACATTGCTGTTGGGCTTTAACAAGCCCCTCTGTGAGGCGTGGCGCCTGGTAGTTGGGGGGTTTATAGACACCTTCATTGGGTTTGGGGCATATACTTCCGCTATTTTTTACGGCGACTATGTAAGCGCCACGCTTATTATGTCCTCCTATCCCCTAATTTCAGCGCTTTTAGAAAAGCCGTTTATGTGGAGGAGAGTTGCCGGGGCTTTGGCGGCAGTGGCCGGCCTCGTGTTAGTGGCTTTGACAAATAAATAAATAGGTGTTGAATGCGGCCTTTGTGAAAATCGTTGTGACAAACGACGACGGTCCTCACTCCCCGCTGTTAGAGCCGTTGGTGAGAGGCCTTGAAGCCGTTGGCAATGAGGTCGTAGTGGTGGTGCCTGAAAGGCCTAGATCGGCCGCTGGCCTTGCCAGGACTTACCACAAGCCGTTGCGAGTGAGAAGGCTTGGGGGGTATTACGTAGTTAACGGCTTCCCTGCAGACGCTGTATTTTTGGCGTTGAAGCTCATAGCCCCAGACGCAGAGTTGGTAATATCTGGCGTCAACGTAGGAGAGAACATCGGCATAGAGGCTACTTATGGTAGCGGGACCGTGGGCGCGGCCTTGCAAGCCGGCGTCTTGGGAGTCCCCTCAATAGCGGCCTCGATGGAGGTTGGAGGAGACGTGGATTTTATGATAAAAGTGGTGGAAGGGGCTGTGGCGTCGGCTAGGGCGGGGCTAGACGGCGTTTTGGCCGTCAGCATTAACATCCCAAGCGTGTGGAAAGGCGGCGTTTACTGCGTGAGAAAACTGGCGCGGGCGGTTTATAGGGAGAGGCTATACGAGGGAGTTGATCCAAGAGGCGAAAAATATTACTGGCGGTGGGGCCCCAGAAGATCTGAATTTGAACCTGACACCGACGCATATTATTTCTACTATATGCGCGGAGTAACTGTTCTAGGGCTCTCCGAGTCAGGCGTGGCGTCTGTTGAGAATTTCGGCAGAAAACTAGGCCAGCTTATTGGGGCTGTGAAAGTGGACTGTTAAAGCCGAGGCTTGCTGACTCCCGCCGGTTTACCCACGGAAGCAAAGTGCGCCGTTTAGCTGGGGGAGTTGTAATGAGGACGTGCATAAGTCGGGGCCTAAAGAGAAATAAATGGGCAATTGGGTGGCGCCATGGACGTTGTAAAAACTCTGAGGTATAAATTCGTGCGCTACTGTGTGAATAAAGCGTATGTGGATTTAAATCTAGAAGGCGTGCCCGCCGAAGTTGTAAACGTCTTAGACGACGTGGTAAATCAAATTAGAGACTTGGAGAGGCACATAGTTTCTTTTGAGTCTGCTGTTAGAGTTTTTAGGGCAGATTTGCCTGAGAAATTAAAGATATTAAAGGAGCGGGATCCAGCATTAGCTAGGGCCTTTATAAAGAATTTAGTTAAATACTGCCTAGAGCTGGAGGAAGTGGCTGATTCAAAACTGAAAGATTATTTAGAGGAATTGTTAAGCAGTTTTAAAGACTAGAGAGATGAGTGAGAATTGTCTTAAACGCCCCTCCTGGCTTCGGCAAGTCGAGGCTAATTGCGAGATTGGCGTCGGGTAGAATATCTCTAGTGTTTGTAAGGAGCCATCTAGAGGGTCTGCAAATGGCCCAGTACGTCTCTGAGTTTGGAGGCGTGCCGGGGTTATTATTTGGGCGGAAGTCTCTGTGTCCTTTCGGGGCCGAGAACGCGGCGCAGTGTTTATGGCTTAGAGAGAGCGGGGCGTGCAAGGCGAAGTCCCGGAGGCCGCCCACATTAATTTTCGATATTGACGAGCTTTATAAAGCGGGGGTGTGTCCCTATGAGGCGCTACACGCCGAGGGCAGGGAGAAGAACGTAGTAATTCTGCCCATAGCCTATTTGTCAAAAGTCTCTAACATATCTGCAGTGGCTGATCTTTTTGAAAACGTAGAGTTCGTGGCGTTAGACGAGGCGCATAATTTACTCTCAGTGGTGGAGGTAAGCGACAGCGAGCTTTACTCTAAGAGATATTGCCAAGAAGAGGACGGCAGGCTTTGGTGTTTAGTACTGCCGCTAGCCGCCGAGGTGGTAAGGGGGGTGAGATTTATAATTGCGGCCAGCGCCTCTGTGGTTAGGTATTTCTCCGACTTTTTCACGCATTTTCTCAACGCCAAGTTTATAGAAATTAAAACCTTGCCGGGCGCGGAGAATTTAGAGGTTGAGCACATGCCGTTGAAAATCCGCTATACTACTCGTTTAAAAAAAGACTACGTAGAGGCGGTATTGGACAAGATAAGGGAGGTATATAAAGAATACAGGCGTGTAGTCGTCTACCTGCCTAATAAAGAACTCGCCAGTTATTACGCAAATAAACTATTAGACCTCCCAGTGTCAGACAAGCCGCTGGGCGATATAGATCACGTAATTGTCAGTTATTTCGGTTCTCCAATTTCTGAGGGAGTTAACTTAAACGTCAAGGCGGGGGTCTTAGTGGGATTCCCCATACCAAATGTCAAGAGCAAAGAGCTGTGGCTAAAAGTAAGGCTAATCCAGAGGCTGGGCTTTGACGGCTATAAATACGGAGTTCTATTCACCGCGGTAAATCACGTGGTACAAGCCGTGGGCAGGGTGTTAAGAGGCTTGGAAAGAGAGAGGAAGTACATCCTCCTTATAGACGACAGATTTGCCGAGTACAAGAGGCTCCTGCCTGAATATCTTTCAAAGGCGGTTAAGTAGGTCTTAAAGTGGGGGATTTACGTGTTAGAACTGGCTTTGTTATTGCTACTGCTGGCTTTTACGTTTAATGACGGCGTATTTATTGGAATTGGGAAAACAGGGCCTGTGGAAATACCGCTGGATAGGCATATAGTAATAACAGGCCCGACTAGAAGCGGCAAGACTAAACTCGCGAAGAAAATCGTGGCGAGGTCGGGGTTGCCGGCTCTTGTGCTTGATTGGCACGGCGAGTACGAAGGGCTATCAATAGATGCAAGAAAAATAAAAATTGACATTGAGAAATTTGATAAAAAATTACTAGTAGAGATTTTGGGCCTCTCTCTTAATCTAAACGAGCCAAGTATTTACTTCCTTTATAGGGCAATACGTAACCAAAAACTACGAGACATTAAAGACGTAGTTGCCGCGTTAGAGGACTTTTTAGTGGCCACGAGGAGCGAGGTGGAGATGAAGGCTGCAATTGCCAGAAGGCTTGAATACGTAATGGACGTGTTTGAAAAAGGCATTATACCGGTGGAGAAAATTTTTAAATATAAAAAGACTATTATTATTAATTTATCTAAATTGAAATTATATGAAGAAAAAATATTAATATCACTATTTATATTATCATCTTTATATAATTACTTATTTGAGAAAGGGCCGTCTAAAAAAGTCGACAGGCTACTCGTAGTAGACGAGGCGCAGAATATTTTAAAACGCGGCGATGTTGTGAAATACTTGGTTTTTGAAAGCGCCAAGTACGGCCTGAGATTAGTGCTTGTGAGTAACGAAATGCCCCCAGAGGATATACTAGTCCATGCAACTCTAGTGTTAACTCGCCCTCATTACGCATACAGTTTAAAAACTAAGAGGGCGGCGGTGATCCGTGACAACACAATAAAAGAGTTATGGATAATATAGAAAAAATATTGAGGGCTCTGGGTTTGAAAAAAGATGAAATTACTTCTTGTGATATCTATATTAACTATTTTATGCAATATTTAGCTAGTATTGAGAGGAAAATCGCTGAGTTAAAAAGCAAAGTTGATTACCTAGAGGAAAAATGCATTAAAAATGGAGAAGAAACCGATAACTCAGGCTAGTATAAAAAGGGAAAATCTCCGAGTTAACCTGTCGCGCCCTCCGTCATATCATGTCCCTGTAGTGTTGAATGGCTATATTGCCGTCCTCGAAAAATTTCTCAGAGGCTAAAAGCCAAGCTTTCCGACCTGGATAATTCAGGAAATAAAGCCGAAAAATTAGCGTTCAAGAATTCTTTCAGAACGGCATATCCGCAGGATCGAGCAGGAGTTAGGAAAAAAGGGGGGGTTTAAATTAATTCGGAGAACCGCCTCTGCGCCCACAGCGCCAACACTTTCTCCCTCGGCGCCTCAAAGCCGCACTGCTGACACCTCAGCTTCCTATCCGACAGCTCCCCCATTTCTATCCCACACCGGGGGCACACCGCGGAGTACAGCCTGTCCTCACGGTACGGCACTCCGTACCATGAGGCCAGCTCTCTAATCCGCCTCCTCAGCCTCTCCGCGTTGAGGCGGATTCCTCTGTCTGAGACCTGGCGGGGGTCTGGCACGCTTACCACAATCACCGCCTTGTTGCGCCTCGCCTCCATTACTAGCTTCTTCGCCGTTTCATCTTCAAACTGGCGCAAGATGTTTTTCACGCGTCTGCGGAGCGCCGCTACTCTTTCACAGTGGTCCTCCTCCCCGCTCGCACAGAGGGCCTCAAGGCGGGAGATTTCCCTCTGTATGCGGCCAATTTTCCCCAAGTCCGGCCTGTAGACGCCTTTTTGCAGTACGCGCTCCCCATCTACAGTCGCCCACACCACGCCGTTGTGTAGAGCGATGACATCAACTGCGGTTAGGCGGGTAGGCTGGTAGGGCTCCGTCTCTTTGGCGAATACCAGCGCCACGTTAAAGGTGAATAAGTCAGACCGCCCAGTGGGGCCCACCCAGGCGTAGGCCTCCTCCAGCCGGCCGCCCTCCTTCAGCCTCTGGAGTATCCCCCTCACTTCTGCCCTCCTCAGCCTTATTACAATTGCGCCTTCGCCCTGTCCAATTCTGATCTCGCCCCCTTGGAGATCGACAGAGAACTGATCTCCGCGGAGTGCCACCCGCTTGTTGATACCCCCTTGCGCTCCCAGAAACTCCACCAGCTTCTCTGACGGAATCTCCTCCACTTTTCTCCGTATAAGCACTGTTCTATACGCCATCATGACTCTTCCTCCGCACTCCCAATTTTGAACAATTTTTCACCGCATGCTTTCCTGAATCCGGTTCTGAGCGGCGGTTTTTGCGCCTTAGCGTCCTGAAAAATTCAGGAAACAGAGGCGGGAAAAACCGGCTCAGGAGGGGGCTCAGGAGACGTCCTCTGGCCGGGCCAGCCGGATGAAGATCGGCGCCCTCCCGCCGAACCGGACAACGGCGTGGCGCTCCCCCGGTAGCGACTCGGTGGCCACCCTCTCCAGCACGGAGCGGTCTATCTGCACGGCGCGGGACACCCTCTCCAGCTGCTCCGGCGCTATCGCCAGCACGGCCTTGGTGTCCGAGTTGGCGATGATGGTGGAGAGCGGCCCGAACTCCTGGACGTCCTGGCTTATGGCCACGAGCCTGACCCCGAACTTCCTGAGGCCGCGCCACGCCAGCGCCAGCGCCTCTAAGTTGCGGAGCAGCAGGTGGGCCTCGTCTATGTAGATCTCCAGCTTCGGCCCGCAGGACGGCCTGGGGCACGCCCGCTTGGCCCACAGCGCGTATGCGAACAGCCACGAGACGAGCCTCATGACGGAGGCGGGGCCCTCGTCCCCGTACGTGGTCACCGCCACCGCGCCAGACGTGGCGAGCCCCGCGGGCCTGGCCCGGGCCAGGGACTTCAACCGGCCGTAGATGGAGTCGACGGCCATGGCGCTGAGGGGGTCCCGGATCCTCGCGAGCGCGCCGACCAGCCCGGCGAGGTCGGCGGAGCCCCCGGCCCTCTCCAGGGCGTTGAGGATCACCGTGTAGTGCACGTCGTGCACCGCCACGCCGGCGGCCCTCAGTATGTCCAGGAGGAGGTCGGCGTCTGAGGGGCCCTCCTCGCCGCTGTCGGCCGAGAATGCCATCTCCGGTATGTGTTTCCTGGCGTCGATCACGGCCGTGGCGACGTCGGCCCAGTGCCCGTGGGGATCTATGGCCACCACTAGCCTCCCCAGCCGCCTGGCCTGTGCGGCCTGGGCCTTCGCCCACGTGGTCTTGCCAGATCCCGTCTTGCCGATCACCACGGCGTGGGGGCTCTCCAGCTGGTAGGGATCCATGCAGACCTCCCTCCCCCTGTCGTCCCAGCCCAGCCTGTACGCAGAGGGGCCGCACTGGAAGGGCAACAGCATGAAGGCATAGGGGGTGAACTCCGCGAGGTCGAAGGTCAGGGCGTCCACGGTGCTGGGCCTCCCCACGGTGAAGGCTAAGGGCCTCCCGTCCACCACCCCCGCAACCGCGAAGGCCTCCTCCCTCAGGTGGACGATCCTGTGCCTCACCGCCGCCACCTCCTCGGCCCGCATCATGCGGACTCGGCTGAGGAGGACCGCCGCCATGTGCTCCTGCCGGAGGGCCCGCTTCGTGATCCTCTGCAGGAAGCCCCTGTTGGGCGCCCAGGTCACCAGCGCCCTGCTGACCATCAGCTGGGAGACCTTCGCGATCGAGTGCACCTCCTCGGGGCGCAGGAGGGCGAAGAGGGAGTCGTTGGCCTCCAGGCCCCGCCCGGCGGCTGGCGTCCCCGCGTCCGACGCCAGGAGGAGGAGGTAGGCCAGGGCCCCGAGGACGGCGCCGGGGAGGGAGGCGGTGGCGGCGTGCACCTGGGATCGCCTGGCGGGCATGGGGGCGGGGGCGGATCGTCCGTCACGTTCGGCGGGGGCGGCGGCGGCGGAGGCGGCCTCTGGATGGCGGGGCGGACGTCGTGGTAGGTCACGCCGCCAGGCACCGCGAGTCCCGCATAACTTCTGCTACTCGATATAAACGCGACGTAGTCCACGCTGGCACTGGTTATGCTTTCTCTGTTGTGGTAGCCGAGGTTCTGCACTACGGTTCCCACGATGTTGGTGCCCAGGATGTAGAACCGCTCGACCGGGGCCACCACAGTGCCGCCACTGGGGCTGTAGGACCAGTCATAGAGGGCGTTGAACCGCTCCACCTGGGCGCCGAAGCTGAGGTAGAAGTACCTGTAGCTATCGGGCCACACCGCGTAGGCGTTGGGCACCACCGAGTCGGGAACCTGTAGCGGGCCGACGGGCGTCTCAATGGTGATGGGCGTGGAGCCGAAGGAGATCTCGGCCGCTGGCACGAGGGTGATGTCCTGAGAGACGTAAGCGAGACCTTGCTCTATGGTCTCCCGGCCAGCCGCCAGCCAGACGGTGGGCCAGCTGTTGGCCACAATGCCGATCCACCTGAAGAACGCCCTGGCTATGTCCACGTCAGAACGGAGTGGGCTGACAGCACTCCCCGGGTTGGCGAG
It encodes the following:
- a CDS encoding recombinase family protein → MITAVTYIRVSTEEQDPENQRVFLERWAGERGIYIVKHYVDVGVSGATEPWERPAFRQMASEVDKLEPRPRVLLVYEISRLVRSFQELFTLLDVVENRLGLVVVSASEREQALQNLDGVYRQFLRAVLAFVATMEREFIRQRTKTALERARLQGKVWNVAEKRRDLTQAVVEMYLSGASLRETARAFGLSLYEVRRILSNAGVYRPSPYTCPRCFSKMKVAERTAKISNGKYTVVERLYCYNCGYEEIREG
- a CDS encoding phosphoribosyltransferase, translating into MAIVEVGGVKVRFISWAEGIALSEALARRIEGDGYKPEVIVAISRGGLVPARIISDVLGVDDVISMGVKYWGLAQRRAERPLLYHSIEPGVIRDRKVLVVDEVADTGHTLMLAKNLLDLIGAAQIKTAVLHLKTTSQLTPDYYAERIEEWVWISYPWSRYEDLREFKKRGHDISKYIEKIC
- a CDS encoding CTP synthase, which gives rise to MPKLIIVTGGVMSGVGKGVVVASIGRILRARGLSVNAVKIDPYINVDAGTMNPYAHGEVFVTYDGGETDLDLGHYERFLDVELSKRNNITSGQIYLTVIEKERRGEYLGQTVQLIPHVTDEIKRRIVEASGGYDVTLVEIGGTVGDYEQLPFLEAARQLGLELGEDVVFIHVAWVPLLKITGEFKTKPLQHSVAELRRYGIQPDAVVVRSEKPIDANSIKKIALFAHVPQWAIFNSYDVDTIYRVPLILEQQGLGDFLTRRLRLPSRSPEYRDWEEFLSKLSAPKYRISVGMCGKYVELPDAYLSIVEALKHAGAALDARPELVWINSVEVEKNPDILRKLDLDAIVVLPGFGKRGTEGMIECIRHARMEKIPFLGICFGMQLAVVEFARNVLGLKGANSTELDPETPHPVVHLAPEQREVDVLGGSMILGNREVEIVPGTLAASLYGVSVITERHRHRYEVNLSYLPKFTEAGLVVSGWRRDIKRVEIIELPGHPYFIATQFHPEFKSRPAKPRPVFLGLLKAALFAKR
- the ndhC gene encoding NADH-quinone oxidoreductase subunit A; translation: MDDATAVALVYTVLFLLMVETVYLVMLIAPRRPTPYKLMRYEAGNPESGPAKAPLAMQYLGYVLMLVTLEPAVAIPLAVHIMFNNLQLTVITALIGGVVTVAASAYGYRYAKRIELWRVTS
- a CDS encoding EamA family transporter; translated protein: MIDITLSIAAAVAYGVAPLVYRPALQCTNQFRAMSVFSTYSILLGLLLPWDGASLDGVLSAAAAALFGGVLGSWLYVTAVKIGGAAVGNISSSLYVVLLPIAAGKLALIPAALLVLLGSAIASSYDVVAKRGAFYGVVAAFVWTGSIMLYASAVRALGPGGALFTRGVIVLLATLLLGFNKPLCEAWRLVVGGFIDTFIGFGAYTSAIFYGDYVSATLIMSSYPLISALLEKPFMWRRVAGALAAVAGLVLVALTNK
- the surE gene encoding 5'/3'-nucleotidase SurE → MKIVVTNDDGPHSPLLEPLVRGLEAVGNEVVVVVPERPRSAAGLARTYHKPLRVRRLGGYYVVNGFPADAVFLALKLIAPDAELVISGVNVGENIGIEATYGSGTVGAALQAGVLGVPSIAASMEVGGDVDFMIKVVEGAVASARAGLDGVLAVSINIPSVWKGGVYCVRKLARAVYRERLYEGVDPRGEKYYWRWGPRRSEFEPDTDAYYFYYMRGVTVLGLSESGVASVENFGRKLGQLIGAVKVDC
- a CDS encoding helicase C-terminal domain-containing protein, which codes for MRIVLNAPPGFGKSRLIARLASGRISLVFVRSHLEGLQMAQYVSEFGGVPGLLFGRKSLCPFGAENAAQCLWLRESGACKAKSRRPPTLIFDIDELYKAGVCPYEALHAEGREKNVVILPIAYLSKVSNISAVADLFENVEFVALDEAHNLLSVVEVSDSELYSKRYCQEEDGRLWCLVLPLAAEVVRGVRFIIAASASVVRYFSDFFTHFLNAKFIEIKTLPGAENLEVEHMPLKIRYTTRLKKDYVEAVLDKIREVYKEYRRVVVYLPNKELASYYANKLLDLPVSDKPLGDIDHVIVSYFGSPISEGVNLNVKAGVLVGFPIPNVKSKELWLKVRLIQRLGFDGYKYGVLFTAVNHVVQAVGRVLRGLERERKYILLIDDRFAEYKRLLPEYLSKAVK
- a CDS encoding ATP-binding protein; this encodes MLELALLLLLLAFTFNDGVFIGIGKTGPVEIPLDRHIVITGPTRSGKTKLAKKIVARSGLPALVLDWHGEYEGLSIDARKIKIDIEKFDKKLLVEILGLSLNLNEPSIYFLYRAIRNQKLRDIKDVVAALEDFLVATRSEVEMKAAIARRLEYVMDVFEKGIIPVEKIFKYKKTIIINLSKLKLYEEKILISLFILSSLYNYLFEKGPSKKVDRLLVVDEAQNILKRGDVVKYLVFESAKYGLRLVLVSNEMPPEDILVHATLVLTRPHYAYSLKTKRAAVIRDNTIKELWII
- a CDS encoding zinc ribbon domain-containing protein, with the protein product MMAYRTVLIRRKVEEIPSEKLVEFLGAQGGINKRVALRGDQFSVDLQGGEIRIGQGEGAIVIRLRRAEVRGILQRLKEGGRLEEAYAWVGPTGRSDLFTFNVALVFAKETEPYQPTRLTAVDVIALHNGVVWATVDGERVLQKGVYRPDLGKIGRIQREISRLEALCASGEEDHCERVAALRRRVKNILRQFEDETAKKLVMEARRNKAVIVVSVPDPRQVSDRGIRLNAERLRRRIRELASWYGVPYREDRLYSAVCPRCGIEMGELSDRKLRCQQCGFEAPREKVLALWAQRRFSELI
- a CDS encoding ATP-binding protein — protein: MHSIAKVSQLMVSRALVTWAPNRGFLQRITKRALRQEHMAAVLLSRVRMMRAEEVAAVRHRIVHLREEAFAVAGVVDGRPLAFTVGRPSTVDALTFDLAEFTPYAFMLLPFQCGPSAYRLGWDDRGREVCMDPYQLESPHAVVIGKTGSGKTTWAKAQAAQARRLGRLVVAIDPHGHWADVATAVIDARKHIPEMAFSADSGEEGPSDADLLLDILRAAGVAVHDVHYTVILNALERAGGSADLAGLVGALARIRDPLSAMAVDSIYGRLKSLARARPAGLATSGAVAVTTYGDEGPASVMRLVSWLFAYALWAKRACPRPSCGPKLEIYIDEAHLLLRNLEALALAWRGLRKFGVRLVAISQDVQEFGPLSTIIANSDTKAVLAIAPEQLERVSRAVQIDRSVLERVATESLPGERHAVVRFGGRAPIFIRLARPEDVS